One Mesorhizobium loti genomic window carries:
- a CDS encoding EamA-like transporter family, translating into MYLSEILSIGAALCIATSGMLAGELVGRIDALTLTRLQTLAVTVATTIAATVLGGWAGLQPWQMGYLAASGVFGIFIASSAYISSIFALGPRLALLVFSLTSPFALIMGYFFLGETVGPVKLAGVALVIAGIVLAILFGRPAKVQPEGIFPTPPIETVVLPAKQMTLPVGLAFGLVAALGQAAGALVARPVMASGVNPFTAMAIRTGVSAVFFLLLALVPLRSVAKRPRPSARTLGIGIGGALIGTGMGMSLIMAALAGGKVGIVSTLSSLSPVLVLPMVWLRSGYRPPAPAWAGAVLAFAGTALIALG; encoded by the coding sequence ATGTACCTGTCGGAAATTCTCTCGATCGGCGCGGCGCTCTGCATAGCCACGAGCGGAATGCTGGCTGGTGAACTGGTCGGCCGCATCGATGCCTTGACCTTGACCCGCTTGCAGACGCTTGCGGTGACTGTCGCCACTACAATCGCGGCAACGGTGCTGGGCGGCTGGGCCGGGCTGCAGCCATGGCAGATGGGCTACCTTGCCGCTTCCGGCGTGTTCGGGATCTTCATTGCCTCATCAGCCTACATCTCGTCGATATTCGCACTCGGGCCGCGGCTGGCGTTGCTGGTCTTCTCGTTGACCTCGCCCTTTGCGCTGATCATGGGCTATTTCTTCCTGGGCGAGACGGTCGGTCCGGTCAAACTGGCCGGCGTGGCGCTAGTCATCGCCGGCATTGTGCTTGCCATCCTGTTCGGGCGCCCGGCCAAGGTTCAGCCCGAAGGCATCTTCCCGACACCGCCGATCGAAACGGTGGTGCTGCCGGCAAAGCAGATGACCTTGCCTGTCGGTCTCGCCTTTGGGCTGGTAGCGGCTCTGGGGCAGGCGGCTGGCGCCCTGGTGGCGCGCCCGGTCATGGCATCGGGCGTCAATCCGTTCACGGCGATGGCGATCCGGACCGGGGTGTCGGCGGTTTTCTTCCTTTTGCTGGCGCTGGTTCCCTTGCGCAGCGTTGCCAAGCGCCCGCGACCGTCGGCGCGAACACTCGGCATCGGCATTGGTGGCGCGCTGATCGGCACCGGCATGGGCATGTCGCTCATCATGGCCGCGTTGGCTGGCGGAAAGGTCGGCATTGTCTCGACATTGTCGTCACTCTCGCCAGTGCTGGTGTTGCCGATGGTGTGGCTGCGCAGCGGCTACAGGCCACCGGCACCGGCCTGGGCCGGGGCAGTGCTCGCCTTCGCCGGCACGGCCCTGATCGCGCTCGGCTGA
- a CDS encoding pyridoxine 5'-phosphate synthase, giving the protein MPAKLSVNLNAIAMLRNRRDLPWPSVTGIGRLALAAGAHGLTVHPRPDERHTRHSDLPEIRALIDDEFPQAEFNIEGYPSEDFLALVEKHQPEQVTLVPDDPAQATSDHGWNFVADAAFLTPIVRRLKKGGFRVSLFSDADPAGMTAARDTGADRIELYTGPYGSYHSDSAKATKELERLGKTADAAFAAGIQVNAGHDLTVGNLPALAKRIPALAEVSIGHGLTADALEYGMAGTVGRFLRACGW; this is encoded by the coding sequence ATGCCCGCAAAGCTTTCCGTCAACCTCAACGCCATCGCCATGCTGCGCAACCGGCGCGACCTGCCGTGGCCAAGCGTCACCGGCATCGGCCGGCTTGCCCTTGCCGCGGGAGCGCATGGGCTGACTGTCCATCCGCGTCCCGACGAACGTCATACGCGGCATTCCGACCTGCCCGAGATCCGAGCGCTTATCGACGACGAGTTCCCGCAGGCGGAATTCAACATCGAGGGCTACCCGAGCGAGGATTTCCTGGCGCTTGTGGAAAAGCATCAGCCTGAACAGGTGACGCTGGTTCCCGACGACCCGGCGCAGGCGACCTCCGACCATGGCTGGAACTTCGTCGCCGATGCCGCGTTCCTGACGCCGATCGTCAGGCGCCTGAAGAAGGGCGGCTTCAGGGTGTCGCTGTTTTCCGACGCCGATCCTGCCGGCATGACAGCCGCGCGCGACACCGGCGCCGATCGGATCGAGCTTTATACCGGCCCTTATGGCAGCTACCATTCCGATTCCGCAAAGGCCACCAAGGAGCTGGAAAGATTGGGGAAAACGGCCGATGCGGCATTTGCCGCCGGCATCCAGGTCAATGCCGGGCACGATCTGACGGTGGGCAATCTTCCGGCTCTGGCGAAGCGCATTCCGGCATTGGCCGAAGTGTCAATCGGACATGGGTTGACAGCCGACGCGTTGGAGTATGGCATGGCCGGCACGGTGGGCCGGTTCCTCAGAGCCTGCGGCTGGTAG
- a CDS encoding RND family efflux transporter MFP subunit, which translates to MRGKVILSLLAIACAGAAWLYLSPDTLGKVQQLIGVKQVATSDKAATDKQAAGGQAAGGKQGAGGNGARSASIVSAMATTADFPIRRYAIGFVSSPAVVNINGRVSSQIVSIDVKDGQMVKAGDVLFQLDDRALKAQLAKDQATLAKDQALLASSNSDLQRAKDLVAKQAGTQQTYDQAVAAQKAAAATVDADKATIDADNVQLGFATITAPISGRLGAVSVAVGDLVTTSNGNSSTATPLVTITEMDPLQVNFNLPESDLALLHKALANPQQGAVTLTKDGDPTPIGKGTLDFVDSSVDTASGTIATRASIPNADLSLWPGQYVNVVLDAGIMPQMTSVPTVAVQPSQKGPFVYVVKPDNTVEMRPVQVALTEGQNSAISQGVRAGEKVVTEGQTRLKNGAAVHEGAAATAPKVAQASNTGEAAQ; encoded by the coding sequence ATGCGTGGAAAAGTCATCCTTTCATTGCTTGCGATCGCCTGTGCGGGCGCGGCCTGGCTCTACCTTTCGCCCGACACGCTGGGCAAGGTTCAGCAGCTCATCGGCGTGAAACAGGTCGCGACATCAGACAAAGCGGCAACCGACAAGCAGGCAGCCGGGGGGCAGGCAGCCGGGGGCAAGCAGGGGGCCGGTGGCAATGGCGCCCGTTCGGCCTCGATCGTTTCGGCGATGGCAACGACGGCCGACTTCCCGATCCGGCGCTATGCCATCGGCTTCGTCTCCTCTCCGGCCGTGGTCAACATCAACGGGCGGGTCTCCAGTCAGATCGTGTCGATCGATGTCAAGGACGGCCAGATGGTGAAGGCCGGCGACGTTCTGTTCCAGCTCGATGACCGCGCGCTCAAGGCGCAACTTGCCAAGGACCAGGCGACGCTCGCCAAGGACCAGGCGCTGCTTGCCAGTTCGAATTCCGATCTTCAGCGCGCCAAGGACCTTGTTGCCAAGCAGGCCGGCACACAGCAGACCTACGACCAGGCGGTAGCCGCGCAGAAGGCGGCGGCCGCAACCGTCGATGCCGACAAGGCGACGATCGACGCCGACAACGTCCAGCTTGGCTTTGCCACTATCACCGCACCGATTTCCGGCAGGCTTGGCGCCGTCAGCGTTGCCGTCGGTGATCTCGTCACCACCAGCAATGGCAACAGCAGCACGGCGACGCCGCTGGTGACCATCACAGAGATGGACCCGCTGCAGGTCAACTTCAATCTGCCGGAAAGCGACCTTGCGCTGTTGCACAAGGCGCTTGCCAATCCCCAGCAAGGCGCGGTGACGCTGACCAAGGACGGCGACCCGACGCCGATCGGCAAGGGCACGCTCGATTTCGTCGATTCCAGCGTCGACACCGCGTCAGGCACGATCGCCACGCGGGCGAGCATACCGAATGCGGACCTTTCGCTGTGGCCCGGCCAGTATGTGAATGTCGTGCTCGATGCCGGCATCATGCCGCAGATGACCTCCGTTCCCACCGTCGCGGTGCAGCCCAGCCAGAAGGGGCCGTTCGTTTATGTGGTCAAGCCGGACAACACGGTCGAGATGCGGCCGGTGCAGGTGGCGCTGACCGAAGGCCAAAACAGCGCCATCAGCCAGGGCGTGAGGGCCGGTGAGAAAGTGGTCACGGAAGGCCAGACCAGGCTGAAGAATGGCGCCGCTGTGCATGAGGGCGCCGCGGCGACCGCACCTAAGGTGGCCCAGGCGAGCAACACGGGCGAGGCGGCCCAATGA
- a CDS encoding nitrile hydratase subunit beta, translating into MNGPQDLGGQMGFGPVAPEQDEPYFHAAWERRALGVTLCAGAMGAWNIDESRHARESLHPADYYSSNYYQIWIKALETLLKRHGFVSERDLKAGEAIDAAATPKRVLKAENVPAVLAKGGPCDRPMAEPARFKAGDVVRTKNFNPTGHTRLPRYARGKRGTIEAVRDGFVFPDSNAHGQGENPQWVYTVVFEGTEIWGEGADPTLTVSIDAWESYLEPA; encoded by the coding sequence ATGAACGGGCCGCAGGATCTCGGCGGACAGATGGGTTTCGGGCCGGTCGCGCCCGAACAGGACGAGCCCTATTTCCACGCTGCCTGGGAGAGGCGGGCGCTTGGTGTGACGCTTTGCGCCGGTGCCATGGGCGCCTGGAATATCGATGAGAGCCGGCATGCGCGCGAATCGCTGCATCCGGCCGACTATTATTCCTCCAACTACTACCAGATCTGGATCAAGGCGCTGGAGACCCTGCTCAAGCGCCATGGCTTCGTCAGCGAACGCGATCTCAAGGCGGGCGAGGCGATCGATGCGGCGGCGACCCCGAAACGGGTGCTGAAGGCGGAGAATGTCCCTGCCGTGCTGGCCAAGGGCGGCCCTTGCGACCGGCCGATGGCGGAGCCAGCGCGGTTCAAAGCCGGCGACGTAGTGCGGACGAAGAATTTCAACCCGACCGGCCACACCAGGCTGCCGCGCTACGCGCGCGGCAAGCGGGGCACGATCGAGGCGGTGCGTGACGGGTTCGTCTTTCCAGACAGCAACGCGCATGGCCAGGGCGAGAACCCGCAGTGGGTCTATACGGTGGTTTTCGAAGGCACGGAGATCTGGGGCGAGGGTGCCGATCCGACGCTGACCGTTTCGATCGATGCCTGGGAGAGTTATCTTGAACCGGCCTGA
- a CDS encoding K potassium transporter: protein MDLASRGSEAETVEQSSHSGAEQHSTKVLMLGALGVVYGDIGTSPIYAFREALHASPGIDTRAHVLGVLSLIVWALTIIVTIKYVAFVLRADNKGEGGTLSLMSLARSAYPKGARLILAIGLCGAALFFGDSIITPAISVLSAVEGLRVVTPTLDAYVVPITLLILAVLFSVQRFGTGKVAAVFGPVTALWFLAIGVAGLYHLMDDPSILLAINPYHAVAYLVSTPTAAFVTVGAVFLAVTGAEALYVDLGHFGRKPIVLAWFSVVFPCLLLNYFGQGAFVLANGGRPTNPFFQMLPDWALMPMVGLATAATVIASQAVISGAFSLTRQAVQLNLLPRIEVQHTSEMQLGQIYMPRVNLLIALGVMLLVVGFGSSSSLASAYGISVTGEMLMTTILLFVVMRKLWKWRLAVALPLTLLFGVIDSGFFLANIVKIFEGGWVSITVACLMGLIMWTWICGTRYLFDKTRRNEIPLDFLAANLLKKKPHLVSGTAVFLTSDPLSAPTALMHSLKHYQVLHQQNVILSVVTAPQPVVPDSDRVKMETVNELFMRVTLTFGYMEQPNIPRALAICRKQGWKFDIMTTSFFLSRRSLKASPNSGMPVWQDRLFIGLARTAADATEYFQIPTGRVVEIGTQVAI from the coding sequence ATGGACCTTGCCAGTCGCGGTAGCGAGGCCGAAACCGTCGAGCAATCGAGCCATTCCGGGGCCGAGCAGCACAGCACCAAGGTTCTGATGCTGGGCGCGCTCGGCGTTGTCTATGGCGATATCGGCACCAGTCCGATCTATGCCTTCCGCGAGGCGCTTCACGCTTCGCCCGGCATCGATACGCGCGCTCACGTGCTTGGCGTGCTGTCGCTGATCGTCTGGGCGCTGACGATCATCGTGACCATAAAATATGTCGCCTTCGTGCTTCGTGCCGACAACAAGGGCGAAGGCGGCACGCTGTCGCTGATGTCGCTGGCGCGCAGCGCCTATCCCAAAGGTGCGCGACTCATCCTGGCGATCGGCCTTTGCGGCGCGGCGTTGTTTTTCGGCGATTCGATCATAACGCCGGCCATCTCCGTGCTGTCAGCGGTCGAAGGCCTCAGGGTGGTGACGCCGACACTGGACGCCTATGTCGTGCCGATCACGCTGCTCATCCTGGCCGTGCTGTTTTCAGTGCAACGTTTCGGCACGGGAAAGGTGGCGGCGGTGTTCGGGCCGGTGACCGCGCTGTGGTTCCTGGCCATCGGCGTGGCGGGGCTCTATCACCTGATGGACGATCCATCGATCCTGCTGGCCATCAATCCGTATCACGCGGTCGCCTATCTCGTCAGCACACCCACGGCCGCCTTTGTCACTGTCGGCGCGGTGTTCCTGGCGGTGACCGGGGCCGAGGCGCTTTATGTCGATCTTGGCCATTTTGGACGCAAACCTATCGTGTTGGCGTGGTTTTCCGTGGTTTTCCCCTGTTTGCTGCTCAACTATTTCGGGCAGGGGGCCTTTGTGCTGGCCAATGGCGGGAGGCCGACCAATCCATTCTTCCAGATGCTGCCTGACTGGGCACTGATGCCGATGGTGGGACTGGCGACGGCTGCGACCGTCATCGCCAGCCAGGCAGTCATATCAGGTGCTTTTTCGCTCACCCGCCAGGCGGTGCAGCTCAACCTTCTGCCACGCATCGAGGTGCAACATACGTCCGAAATGCAACTCGGCCAGATCTACATGCCCCGCGTCAATCTGCTGATTGCCCTGGGGGTGATGCTGCTGGTCGTCGGTTTCGGCAGCTCGAGTTCGCTGGCTTCCGCCTATGGCATCTCGGTGACCGGCGAAATGCTGATGACGACGATCCTGCTGTTCGTTGTCATGCGCAAGCTGTGGAAATGGAGACTGGCGGTCGCCCTGCCGCTGACCTTGCTGTTCGGTGTCATCGACAGCGGCTTCTTCCTGGCGAACATCGTGAAGATATTCGAAGGCGGCTGGGTATCGATCACGGTTGCCTGCCTGATGGGGCTGATCATGTGGACCTGGATATGCGGCACGCGCTATTTGTTCGACAAAACCCGCCGCAACGAGATCCCGCTCGATTTCCTCGCCGCAAATCTCTTGAAGAAGAAGCCGCATCTTGTGTCGGGCACCGCGGTGTTCCTGACCAGCGATCCGCTCAGCGCGCCGACAGCGCTGATGCACAGCCTGAAGCACTACCAGGTGCTGCATCAGCAGAACGTCATCCTTTCGGTGGTGACGGCGCCGCAGCCGGTGGTGCCGGACAGCGACAGGGTCAAGATGGAGACGGTCAACGAGCTGTTCATGCGGGTGACGCTGACCTTCGGCTATATGGAACAGCCCAACATTCCGCGCGCACTGGCGATCTGCCGCAAGCAGGGCTGGAAGTTCGACATCATGACGACGTCGTTCTTCCTGTCGCGGCGCTCGCTCAAGGCCTCGCCCAATTCCGGCATGCCGGTGTGGCAGGACCGGCTGTTCATCGGCCTGGCGCGCACGGCCGCCGATGCGACCGAATATTTTCAGATCCCGACCGGGCGTGTCGTGGAAATCGGCACGCAAGTCGCTATCTAA
- a CDS encoding nitrile hydratase accessory protein: protein MNRPDGTAADLPASLDAPVFAEPWQAEAFAMTVALHDKGLFSWGEWADALSAEVKKPGAAADGHDYYEHWLAALEGLLAAKGLAARPDVDAMAQAWERAAHATPHGKPILLENDPEFQSA from the coding sequence TTGAACCGGCCTGACGGGACCGCCGCCGATTTGCCCGCGAGCCTCGACGCGCCTGTCTTCGCCGAGCCCTGGCAGGCCGAGGCGTTCGCCATGACCGTGGCGCTGCACGACAAGGGCCTGTTTTCGTGGGGCGAATGGGCGGATGCCCTGTCGGCAGAGGTGAAGAAGCCGGGTGCGGCAGCCGACGGCCATGACTATTACGAGCATTGGCTGGCGGCGCTGGAAGGGCTGCTTGCCGCAAAGGGGCTGGCCGCCAGGCCCGATGTCGATGCGATGGCGCAGGCCTGGGAACGCGCCGCGCACGCCACGCCGCACGGCAAGCCGATCCTGCTGGAGAACGATCCGGAGTTCCAATCCGCCTGA
- a CDS encoding exonuclease V subunit alpha — MEFSPQQDEALQAVARWLQAGQPQLFRLFGYAGTGKTTLARYFAEHVDGQVQFAAFTGKAAQVLRSKGAVNARTIHSLIYRPKGEESVEDEVTGKTSMSPTFSLNRQSPISRAKLVVIDECSMVDEQLGRDLMSFGTPILVLGDPGQLPPISGGGFFTDHEPDFLLTEIHRQARDNPILRLALDVREGREFMRGDYGTAQVIGKEDVNQELVLKADQVLVGTNRTRRRYNQRLRELKGFNADYPQAGDKLVCLRNDPAKGLLNGSLWKVMTSSRETVKPGINLLVSPEEDDPDRGVAKIKLLKAAFEDPDADIPWQQKKRFDDFDYGYALTVHKAQGSQWNEIVLFDESWAFKETRQRWLYTAITRAAERLTIVR, encoded by the coding sequence ATGGAATTCTCTCCCCAACAGGACGAGGCACTGCAAGCGGTCGCCCGCTGGCTGCAGGCTGGCCAGCCGCAGCTGTTTAGGCTGTTCGGCTATGCCGGCACCGGCAAGACGACGCTGGCGCGCTATTTTGCCGAACATGTCGATGGCCAGGTGCAGTTCGCCGCCTTCACCGGCAAGGCGGCCCAGGTGCTGCGCTCCAAGGGTGCGGTCAATGCCCGCACCATCCATTCGCTGATCTACAGGCCCAAGGGCGAGGAATCGGTCGAGGACGAGGTCACCGGCAAGACCTCGATGTCGCCGACCTTTTCGCTGAACCGGCAGAGCCCGATCTCGCGTGCGAAACTGGTCGTGATCGACGAATGCTCGATGGTCGACGAGCAGCTCGGCCGCGACCTCATGAGTTTCGGCACGCCGATCCTGGTGCTGGGCGACCCCGGCCAGTTGCCGCCGATTTCGGGAGGCGGCTTCTTCACCGATCACGAGCCGGATTTCCTGCTCACTGAAATCCATCGGCAGGCGCGCGACAATCCGATACTGCGGCTGGCGCTCGACGTGCGCGAAGGCCGCGAATTCATGCGCGGCGACTATGGCACGGCGCAAGTGATCGGCAAGGAAGACGTCAACCAGGAACTGGTGCTGAAGGCGGACCAGGTACTGGTCGGCACCAATCGCACGCGCCGCCGCTACAATCAGCGCCTGCGCGAACTCAAGGGCTTCAATGCCGACTATCCCCAAGCCGGCGACAAGCTGGTCTGCCTGCGCAACGATCCCGCCAAGGGCCTGCTCAATGGCTCGCTGTGGAAGGTGATGACCTCGTCGCGCGAGACGGTGAAGCCCGGCATCAACCTTCTGGTCTCGCCGGAAGAGGACGATCCGGACCGCGGCGTCGCCAAGATCAAGCTGCTCAAGGCGGCGTTCGAGGATCCGGACGCCGATATCCCCTGGCAGCAGAAGAAGCGTTTTGATGATTTCGACTATGGCTATGCGCTGACCGTGCACAAGGCGCAGGGCTCGCAGTGGAACGAAATCGTGCTGTTCGACGAAAGTTGGGCCTTCAAGGAAACCCGCCAACGCTGGCTCTATACCGCGATCACGCGGGCCGCCGAACGGCTAACCATCGTCCGGTAG
- a CDS encoding nitrile hydratase alpha subunit gives MAMSHDHDHDNELDPFAARVRALETILTRKGLIDPAAIDVIVDTYETKIGPRNGARVVAKAWSDPAYAAWLKSDATAAIESLSYTGRQGEHMQAVFNTGNTHNLVVCTLCSCYPWSVLGLPPVWYKAPPYRSRAVIDPRGVLEEFGLTLPGSTKIRVWDSTAELRYLVVPMRPQRTEGWSEERLAELVSRDAMIGTALAKAPEGGPA, from the coding sequence GTGGCCATGTCCCATGATCATGACCACGACAATGAACTCGATCCGTTTGCCGCGCGCGTGCGTGCGCTGGAAACCATCCTGACCCGCAAGGGGCTGATCGATCCGGCGGCGATCGACGTCATTGTCGATACCTACGAGACCAAGATCGGTCCGCGAAACGGCGCAAGAGTGGTGGCCAAGGCCTGGAGCGATCCTGCCTATGCGGCTTGGTTGAAAAGCGACGCGACGGCGGCGATCGAATCGCTGAGCTATACCGGCCGCCAGGGCGAGCACATGCAGGCGGTGTTCAATACGGGGAATACGCACAACCTCGTCGTCTGCACGCTGTGCTCCTGTTATCCATGGTCGGTGCTTGGCCTGCCGCCGGTCTGGTACAAGGCGCCGCCCTATCGGTCGCGGGCGGTGATCGATCCGCGCGGCGTGCTCGAGGAATTCGGGCTGACGCTGCCGGGCAGCACCAAGATACGCGTCTGGGATTCGACGGCGGAACTGCGCTATCTCGTCGTGCCGATGCGGCCGCAGCGAACCGAGGGCTGGAGCGAGGAGCGGTTGGCGGAGCTGGTGAGCCGCGATGCCATGATAGGCACCGCGCTGGCCAAAGCACCGGAGGGGGGGCCGGCATGA
- a CDS encoding RND efflux transporter — translation MISEFCIRRPVATLLMSFALVLGGLFAYKFLPVAALPSAEFPVVNVSASLPGASPETMATSVATPLIKQFATIAGIDSISTTNSLGQTSIAIQFVLNRDIDAAAADVQAAIARTQKSLPPQMTSPPSYRKVNPADAPILLMSLVSDTVPLTDLDAFAENVISPSLSTIDGVAQVSIFGQQKYAVRIQIDPTALAARGISIDQLQAAVASANSNTPLGVLQNNKQQLTITANTQLTDAAGFSNLIIATKNGHPVRLGEVTRVVDSVQTTTTASWYDGTRAIIMAVQRQPDANTVDVVDKVKAMLPSFQDQMPAAAQIKLLNDRSTSIRQAVNDVQFTLLLTIALVVMVIFVFLRRVTATIIPAVAVPISLIATLGAMFLFGFSIDNISLMGLTLAVGLVVDDAIVMLENIFRHMEEDGLSAFDASLKGAREIGFTIISISISLVAVFIPVLLMGGVIGRIFNEFAVVVTVAILASMFVSLTLTPMLCSRLLSVTKADRDKHGPGHKQDLVTRSYDRVLTFCLRHTFLVFLVFVGTAAASVWLIQASPKGFFPQEDISQISVTTIARQDISFDAMVKLQGQVASVFSHSPYVSHVAWSAGSGNNALNQGQLYVQLKDKSQRPNIEKVQADLRKQLAGVAGIETYMQPVQNLRLGSRSSASAYQLVVQGLDTGLTDQWAQKLNDAMAADHTTFTDVTSDLQNNALQASLVIDRDKAAQLGIDTDTLRSALYGGFGTDQVSTIFGSADSYEVITELDPNIEWSPERMLAIQMRTASGSLVPLGAFARVDRTAGALTVNQLGQLPAVTISYNLPQGVALGDSVKRIDALKEQIGMPTAISTTFAGTAKTFQDSLANQGLLVGGAILTIYIVLGILYESFIHPLTILTGLPSAVLGAVVALRFAGMDLSVIAVIGILMLIGIVKKNGIMMVDVALELRREGMSAKDSIHKACLMRFRPIMMTTLAALMGTFPIALGTGASAELRQPLGVAVVGGLLASQALTLFVTPVIYVYMENFSGWLVGLMPKRKPELHSVESADQPSLFGINDDIPVEPQKTAAE, via the coding sequence ATGATCTCCGAATTCTGCATCCGCAGACCCGTCGCCACCCTTCTGATGTCGTTCGCCCTCGTGCTGGGCGGATTGTTCGCCTACAAATTCCTACCGGTGGCGGCACTGCCGAGCGCCGAATTTCCCGTGGTCAACGTCTCGGCTTCGCTGCCGGGCGCCTCGCCGGAAACCATGGCGACATCGGTGGCGACGCCGCTGATCAAGCAGTTCGCCACCATTGCCGGCATCGATTCCATTTCGACCACCAACTCGCTCGGCCAGACCTCGATCGCCATCCAGTTCGTGCTCAACCGCGACATCGATGCCGCCGCGGCCGACGTGCAGGCGGCGATCGCGCGCACGCAGAAATCGCTGCCACCGCAGATGACGTCACCGCCGAGCTACCGCAAGGTCAATCCTGCCGACGCGCCGATCCTCTTGATGTCGCTGGTCAGCGACACGGTTCCGCTGACAGATCTTGATGCCTTCGCCGAAAACGTCATCTCGCCGTCGCTGTCGACCATCGACGGGGTGGCGCAGGTTTCGATCTTCGGCCAGCAGAAATATGCCGTGCGCATCCAGATCGATCCGACCGCGCTTGCCGCGCGCGGCATCTCGATCGACCAGTTGCAGGCGGCGGTCGCGTCGGCCAACAGCAACACGCCTCTCGGTGTGCTGCAGAACAACAAGCAGCAGCTCACCATCACCGCCAACACCCAGCTGACCGACGCCGCCGGCTTCTCCAACCTGATCATCGCCACCAAGAACGGCCACCCGGTACGGCTGGGCGAGGTGACCCGCGTCGTGGATTCTGTGCAGACCACGACGACGGCGAGTTGGTATGACGGCACCCGCGCCATCATCATGGCCGTGCAGCGCCAGCCTGACGCCAATACCGTCGATGTCGTCGACAAGGTCAAGGCGATGCTGCCGTCCTTCCAGGACCAGATGCCGGCCGCCGCCCAGATCAAGCTGCTCAATGACCGCTCGACCTCCATCCGCCAAGCCGTCAACGACGTGCAGTTCACGTTGCTGTTGACCATCGCGCTGGTGGTGATGGTGATCTTCGTGTTCCTGCGCCGGGTGACGGCAACCATCATCCCGGCCGTGGCGGTGCCGATCTCGCTGATCGCCACGCTCGGCGCGATGTTCCTGTTCGGCTTTTCCATCGACAACATATCGCTGATGGGCCTAACGCTGGCGGTGGGCCTCGTCGTCGACGACGCCATCGTGATGCTGGAAAACATCTTCCGCCACATGGAAGAGGATGGGCTGTCGGCTTTCGACGCGTCGCTGAAGGGCGCGCGCGAAATCGGCTTCACCATCATCTCGATCTCGATTTCGCTGGTGGCCGTGTTCATTCCCGTGCTGCTGATGGGCGGCGTCATCGGGCGCATCTTCAACGAGTTCGCCGTCGTGGTGACGGTCGCCATCCTGGCATCGATGTTCGTGTCGCTGACGCTGACGCCGATGCTGTGCTCGCGACTGCTGTCGGTGACCAAGGCCGATCGCGACAAGCACGGTCCTGGCCACAAGCAGGATCTCGTCACACGCAGCTACGATCGGGTTCTGACGTTCTGCCTGCGGCACACATTCCTGGTGTTCCTCGTCTTTGTCGGCACTGCGGCGGCGTCGGTGTGGCTGATCCAGGCCTCGCCGAAGGGCTTCTTCCCGCAGGAGGATATCAGCCAGATCTCGGTGACGACCATTGCGCGCCAGGACATTTCTTTTGACGCCATGGTGAAGCTGCAGGGGCAGGTGGCAAGCGTCTTTTCCCATTCGCCCTATGTTTCGCATGTGGCATGGTCAGCAGGCAGCGGCAACAATGCACTGAACCAGGGCCAGCTCTATGTGCAGTTGAAGGACAAGAGCCAGCGACCCAACATCGAGAAGGTGCAGGCTGACCTGCGCAAGCAATTGGCTGGTGTGGCGGGCATCGAGACCTACATGCAGCCGGTGCAGAATCTGCGGCTGGGCTCGCGCTCGTCGGCGAGCGCCTACCAGCTCGTCGTGCAGGGCCTCGATACCGGCCTGACCGACCAGTGGGCGCAGAAACTGAATGACGCGATGGCGGCCGACCACACGACCTTCACCGACGTTACCAGCGACCTGCAGAACAATGCGCTGCAGGCGTCGCTGGTCATCGATCGCGACAAGGCTGCCCAGCTTGGCATCGATACCGACACGCTGCGCTCCGCCCTCTATGGCGGCTTCGGCACCGACCAGGTTTCCACGATCTTCGGTTCGGCCGACAGCTACGAGGTCATCACCGAGCTCGACCCCAACATCGAATGGTCGCCCGAGCGGATGCTCGCCATCCAGATGCGAACGGCGAGCGGCTCCCTGGTTCCGCTTGGCGCCTTCGCCCGCGTCGATCGCACGGCTGGCGCCCTGACGGTCAACCAGCTCGGGCAGCTTCCGGCCGTGACCATCTCCTACAATCTGCCGCAAGGCGTGGCGCTGGGCGACAGCGTGAAGCGTATCGATGCGCTCAAGGAGCAGATCGGCATGCCGACGGCGATCTCGACCACCTTTGCCGGCACGGCCAAGACCTTCCAGGATTCGCTGGCCAACCAGGGTCTGCTGGTCGGCGGCGCGATCCTGACCATCTATATCGTGCTCGGCATTCTCTACGAGAGCTTCATCCACCCGCTCACCATTCTCACCGGCCTGCCGTCGGCGGTGCTGGGCGCGGTCGTTGCCTTGCGCTTTGCCGGCATGGACCTGTCGGTCATCGCGGTGATCGGCATCCTGATGCTGATCGGCATCGTCAAGAAGAACGGCATCATGATGGTCGACGTCGCCCTTGAATTGCGACGAGAGGGCATGTCCGCCAAAGACTCCATCCACAAGGCCTGCCTGATGCGATTCAGGCCGATCATGATGACGACGTTGGCGGCACTGATGGGCACGTTCCCGATCGCGCTCGGCACCGGCGCCAGTGCCGAGTTGCGCCAGCCGCTGGGCGTTGCCGTTGTCGGCGGCCTGCTGGCTTCGCAGGCGCTGACGCTGTTCGTGACACCGGTGATCTACGTCTACATGGAGAATTTCTCGGGCTGGCTGGTCGGGCTGATGCCGAAGCGCAAGCCCGAACTGCATTCGGTCGAGAGCGCCGACCAGCCTTCGCTGTTCGGCATCAACGACGACATCCCTGTCGAGCCGCAGAAGACGGCCGCCGAATAG